From Cydia splendana chromosome 4, ilCydSple1.2, whole genome shotgun sequence, one genomic window encodes:
- the LOC134789619 gene encoding alpha/beta hydrolase domain-containing protein 17B isoform X2, giving the protein MPSNFFSELCCLFCCPPCPGKIAAKLAFLPPEPTYAFTPDEAGSKFSLTLTERAEWQYTEREKENIEGFYSRTTRGNRIACLFVRCSPNARFTILFSHGNAVDLGQMSSFYLGLGTRINCNIFSYDYSGYGVSGGKPSEKNLYADIDAAWQALRTRFGISPENIILYGQSIGTVPTVDLAARYEVGAVVLHSPLMSGMRVAFPNTKRTWFFDAFPSIDKIPKVNSPVLVIHGTEDEVIDFSHGLAIYERCPRAVEPLWVEGAGHNDVELFNQYLERLKRFVSVELLN; this is encoded by the exons ATGCCCAGTAATTT TTTCAGTGAACTCTGTTGCCTGTTTTGTTGTCCGCCATGCCCGGGGAAAATCGCTGCTAAGCTCGCATTCCTACCTCCAGAACCCACGTATGCATTCACGCCCGACGAAGCGGGCTCCAAGTTCTCTCTGACGCTGACCGAGCGGGCAGAATGGCAGTATACGGAGCGAGAAAAGGAGAACATCGAAGGTTTCTACTCGCGGACGACGCGGGGCAACCGCATCGCTTGCCTCTTTGTTCGCTGCAGCCCTAACGCGCGCTTCACGATACTGTTCTCGCACGGGAACGCCGTAGATCTGGGACAAATGAGTAGCTTTTATTTAGGATTAGGCACTAGGATAAATTGTAATATATTCAGTTACGACTACTCGGGGTACGGGGTGAGCGGCGGCAAGCCGTCGGAGAAGAACCTGTACGCGGACATCGACGCGGCGTGGCAGGCGCTGCGCACGCGCTTCGGCATCAGCCCGGAGAACATCATCCTGTACGGGCAGAGCATCGGCACCGTGCCCACTGTGGACCTGGCGGCGCGCTACGAGGTGGGCGCCGTGGTGCTGCACTCGCCGCTCATGTCGGGCATGCGCGTCGCCTTCCCCAACACCAAGCGCACCTGGTTCTTCGACGCCTTCCCCAG TATCGACAAAATACCGAAAGTTAACTCTCCAGTTCTCGTGATCCACGGGACAGAGGACGAGGTGATCGACTTCTCGCACGGACTCGCCATCTACGAGCGCTGTCCGCGCGCCGTCGAGCCGCTCTGGGTCGAG GGCGCCGGCCACAACGACGTGGAACTGTTCAACCAATACCTGGAGAGACTGAAACGGTTCGTCTCCGTGGAGCTGCTCAACTGA
- the LOC134789618 gene encoding lipid droplet-associated hydrolase has translation MESVFINLNNVQTNVLTWGDPFDSKNSDVIICITGNPGIPHFYEEFATELNKSTSLPICVIGQAGHVEVPEEKSNVLERREHLFNLEAQVHHKLDLIDKIDKRRNIHLIGHSIGAWLILEAINKRESLIDRICSINLLFPTIQRMAESPNGKKLNGIVRRLHFVAILLFTLIHSLPDTVQRFLVGAYLKLNRLPPHYDERILKYLRPRVAEKVLHMAYDEMDRVVALEGVSGALARTKQITNVVYGSRDGWAPAAYMEDLRPYQPELQMNQVHIDHTFVFTSSEKVAQLVSDYIKPKIKSC, from the exons ATGGAAAGTGTCTTCATTAACCTGAACAACGTTCAAACAAATGTTTTAACATGGGGGGACCCCTTCGACTCGAAGAACTCTGATGTGATTATCTGTATCACTGGAAATCCAGGAATCCCACATTTTTATGAAGAGTTTGCTACGGAATTAAATAAAAGCACTAGCCTTCCAATTTGTGTAATTG GTCAAGCGGGGCACGTGGAGGTGCCCGAGGAGAAATCGAACGTTCTCGAGCGCCGCGAGCACTTGTTCAATTTGGAGGCGCAAGTTCACCACAAACTAGACCTGATCGATAAAATAGATAAGCGCCGTAACATACACTTGATCGGTCACTCTATAGGCGCGTGGCTGATTCTCGAGGCGATCAACAAACGAGAGAGTTTGATAGACAGAATATGCTCCATCAACCTGCTGTTCCCGACCATTCAGAGGATGGCCGAGTCTCCGAACGGTAAAAAACTGAACGGCATCGTGAGGAGATTGCACTTTGTTGCTATCCTCCTCTTTACATTAATCCACTCTCTGCCGGATACCGTTCAACGGTTTTTGGTGGGCGCGTATTTGAAGTTGAACCGTCTGCCTCCGCACTACGATGAGAGGATACTGAAATATCTTCGGCCGCGGGTGGCGGAGAAGGTGTTGCACATGGCGTACGACGAGATGGACCGCGTGGTGGCGCTGGAGGGCGTCAGCGGAGCGCTCGCGCGAACTAAACAGATCACCAACGTGGTGTACGGGTCGAGGGACGGCTGGGCGCCGGCCGCGTACATGGAGGACCTGCGCCCGTACCAGCCCGAGCTCCAGATGAACCAGGTCCACATCGACCACACGTTCGTTTTCACCTCGTCCGAGAAAGTAGCACAGTTAGTTTCAGATTATATAAAGCCAAAAATTAAATCATGTTAA
- the LOC134789619 gene encoding alpha/beta hydrolase domain-containing protein 17B isoform X1 has protein sequence MNGLSFSELCCLFCCPPCPGKIAAKLAFLPPEPTYAFTPDEAGSKFSLTLTERAEWQYTEREKENIEGFYSRTTRGNRIACLFVRCSPNARFTILFSHGNAVDLGQMSSFYLGLGTRINCNIFSYDYSGYGVSGGKPSEKNLYADIDAAWQALRTRFGISPENIILYGQSIGTVPTVDLAARYEVGAVVLHSPLMSGMRVAFPNTKRTWFFDAFPSIDKIPKVNSPVLVIHGTEDEVIDFSHGLAIYERCPRAVEPLWVEGAGHNDVELFNQYLERLKRFVSVELLN, from the exons ATGAACGGGTTAAGTTTCAGTGAACTCTGTTGCCTGTTTTGTTGTCCGCCATGCCCGGGGAAAATCGCTGCTAAGCTCGCATTCCTACCTCCAGAACCCACGTATGCATTCACGCCCGACGAAGCGGGCTCCAAGTTCTCTCTGACGCTGACCGAGCGGGCAGAATGGCAGTATACGGAGCGAGAAAAGGAGAACATCGAAGGTTTCTACTCGCGGACGACGCGGGGCAACCGCATCGCTTGCCTCTTTGTTCGCTGCAGCCCTAACGCGCGCTTCACGATACTGTTCTCGCACGGGAACGCCGTAGATCTGGGACAAATGAGTAGCTTTTATTTAGGATTAGGCACTAGGATAAATTGTAATATATTCAGTTACGACTACTCGGGGTACGGGGTGAGCGGCGGCAAGCCGTCGGAGAAGAACCTGTACGCGGACATCGACGCGGCGTGGCAGGCGCTGCGCACGCGCTTCGGCATCAGCCCGGAGAACATCATCCTGTACGGGCAGAGCATCGGCACCGTGCCCACTGTGGACCTGGCGGCGCGCTACGAGGTGGGCGCCGTGGTGCTGCACTCGCCGCTCATGTCGGGCATGCGCGTCGCCTTCCCCAACACCAAGCGCACCTGGTTCTTCGACGCCTTCCCCAG TATCGACAAAATACCGAAAGTTAACTCTCCAGTTCTCGTGATCCACGGGACAGAGGACGAGGTGATCGACTTCTCGCACGGACTCGCCATCTACGAGCGCTGTCCGCGCGCCGTCGAGCCGCTCTGGGTCGAG GGCGCCGGCCACAACGACGTGGAACTGTTCAACCAATACCTGGAGAGACTGAAACGGTTCGTCTCCGTGGAGCTGCTCAACTGA
- the LOC134789605 gene encoding spidroin-1-like has protein sequence MYERNWKYQQERKRWHGGASGNTTSSPTGAQHVVSSSGSGAGAASGGAATSAGAAVSGGARRRGDTRASHVHAGAAPSDTARAGRRRQHEQLSSPHVAHAATTGERRSSRGRRRGSVPAAAAAGERTQGSRGSGAARCSSTSLILRQGSARSRSRARSGEQVSLRAGRARGEATGRREGEGEGVWRSECERARGAGAAEAGVTSLSERRCTRRRRSAATAAAAAGESSAALTLMRGAGGGADGAGACAGEGLQFLTGPARLGPAPAS, from the exons ATGTATGAACGTAACTGGAAATATCAGCAAGAACGGAAGCGATGGCACGGAGGGGCTTCG GGGAATACAACATCGAGCCCGACGGGAGCTCAGCACGTGGTCTCCAGCAGCGGgtccggcgccggcgcggcgagCGGCGGCGCCGCCACGTCGGCCGGCGCCGCGGTGTCTGGCggagcgcggcggcgcggcgacaCGCGCGCCTCGCACGTGCACGCCGGCGCCGCGCCCAGCGACACCGCgcgcgccggccgccgccgccagcaCGAGCAGCTCTCGTCGCCGCACGTCGCGCACGCGGCCACCACGGGCGAGCGCCGCTCCAGCCGGGGCCGCCGGCGCGGCTCcgtgcccgccgccgccgccgccggcgagCGCACCCAGGGGTCGCGCGGGTCGGGCGCGGCGCGGTGCAGCTCGACGTCGCTCATCTTGCGCCAGGGGTCGGCGCGGTCGCGGTCGCGCGCGCGGTCCGGCGAGCAGGTCTCGCTGCGCGCGGGGCGGGCGCGGGGCGAGGCGACGGGGAGgcgggagggggagggggagggggtgtGGCGGTCGGAGTGCGAGCGCGCgcggggcgcgggcgcggcggaGGCGGGGGTGACGTCGCTGAGCGAGCGCAGGtgcacgcggcggcggcggtcggcggcgacggcggcggcggcggcgggcgagTCGTCGGCCGCGCTGACGCTGATGCGCGGCGCGGGCGGTGGCGCGGACGGCGCGGGCGCATGCGCAGGCGAGGGGTTGCAGTTTTTGACGGGGCCGGCCCGGCTGGGCCCGGCCCCCGCTAGCTAG